The DNA segment TCTTCTGGTGCAGCTCCACGAACACCTCGACCTTGGCCCGCAGGAGCCCGGGGTCGAACGGCTTGGTGACGTAGTCGACGGCTCCCGACGAGAAGCCCTGCACGGCCGACGCCGTCTCGGTGCTGTACGCGGTGAGGAAGATGATCGGGATCTCCGCCGTCCGCTCGCGCTCCTTGATGCGGGCGGCCGTCTCGAAGCCGTCCATCCCCGGCATCTGGACGTCGAGGACGATGAGCGCCACGTCGTGGACGAGGAGGTGCTTGAGCGCCTCCTCGCCCGACCCGGCCCGCAGGAGGGTGCTCCCGAGCGGCGCCAGCACGGCCTCGAGGGCGACGAGGTTCTCCGGGTGGTCGTCCACCAGGAGGATGGCCGCCGGCACGTCGCCGTAGCCCGGGCCGGTCACGCCGGCGCCGTCGGCAGGGTGAACCGCACGGTGACGCCCGGCCCCTCGTTCGGCTCCACCCAGATGCGCTGCCCGGACCGCTCCATGAGCTTCCGGCACACCGCCAGGCCGAGACCGGTTCCCGGGTACGGCTCGCCGTCGAGGCGCTCGAAGACCTGGAACGCCCGCTCGGCGTCGCCCGGGGCGATGCCCCGCCCGTTGTCGCGCACGCTGACCGTGACGGTGGCTCCCGTCCTCGAGGAGGCGATCTCGACCGACGGGGCGACGTCGGCCCGCCGGAACTTGACGGCGTTGGCGACCACGTTCTGGAGCACCTGGACGACCTCCGCGGGCCGGCCCTCGGCCATCCCCAGGGCGGAGCAGCGCATGGCCGCCCCGGCCTCCTCGATCGCCGGCCCCAGGTTGTCGAGGGCGGTGGCGAGGGCGGCGTCGAGGTCGATCGGCTCGGGCTTGGAGCCGTCGGCGCCGGCCCGGGCGTAGGCGAGCAGGTCCGACAGCAGCGCCGACATCCGCCCCACGGTGGCGGTCACCAGGTCCATCCACTCGGTGGCCTCGGGGTCGTCGCCGCCCGCCACCCGGTCGCGCAGCAGCTCCACGAACCCGGCGACCACCCGCAGCGGGTCCTGGAGGTCGTGCGACGCGATGTACGCGAACTGCTCGAGGTCCCGGTTGGAGCGCTCGAGGTCGGCCGACTTGCGGGCCAGCTGCTCGGCCTGCTCCCGCAGCTGGCGGGTCTTCAGGTGGAGCTCGAGGAACACGCCGACCTTGGCGCGCAGGACCTCGGGCTCGACGGGCTTGAAGATGTAGTCCACCGCACCGGCGCCGTAGCCCCGGAGGCGGTGGGCGAGGTCCTGGCTGATGGCGGTGAGGAAGATGATCGGGATGTCCGCCGTCCGTTCGCGCTGCTTGATCTCCTCCGCCGTCTCGAACCCGTCGAGGCCGGGCATCTGGACGTCCAGCACGATGACCGCCACGTCGTCGGTGAGCAGGTGGCGCAACGCCTCCTCGCCCGAACGGGCCCGGAGCATCCGCCGCCCGAGGGGCGCCAGGACGGCCTCCAGGGCGAGGAGGTTCCCGGGCCGGTCGTCCACCAGCAGCAGCGCCGACCGGTCGGGGGCGCCCACCGTCATCGGGTGCCTCGTCGTGCCCCGCCCGGCGCCGAGGCGGGCACCGCCAGGCCGTTGAGGCGGGCGGCGATCTCCTCGACCGGGAGCACGTGGTCGGCCAGGCCGGTGGCGATGGCGGCCTGCGGCATCTCGCCCCGGACGGCGGTGGCCGGGTCCTGCACGAGGGCGACGCCGCCCCGGCGCTTGACCTCCCGCAGCCCGGCGGTGCCGTCCTCGTTGGCGCCGGTGAGGACGACCGCGGCCGCCTCGTCGCCGTAGGCGTCGGCCGCCGACTCGAACAGCACGTCGATCGACGGGCGGCTGAACAGCACGGGGGCGTCGATGGAGAGGGCGAAGCGCCCGGGCTCCACCAGCAGGTGGTAGTCGGCGGGCGCCAGGTAGGCGTGGCCCGGCTCGATCGCCTGCTTGTCCTCCGCCTCCGCGACGGGCAGGCGCGAGCGGGAGCGGAGGTAGCTGACCAGGGCACCCTCGGGCCCGCTGGCCGACCGGTGGAGGGCGGCGGCGACGGCGAACCCCGACGGTTCGAGCGCCCCGAGCAGCCGCCCCAGGGCGTCGAGGCCGCCCCACGACCCGCCGACGACGGCGAGGCGCAGCGCCATCACCGCCTCCTCTGGTACAGCTTCTCCTGGGCGTCGAGCTCCTCGTAGGTGCCGGCGTGCGAGGTGAACCGGATCGACTCCTTGTGACCCAGGGCGAGGACGCCCGAGCGCGACAGGCTCCGGTGGAACAGGTCGTGGACCCGGTCCTGCAGCGTCTTGTCGAAGTAGATCATCACGTTGCGGCACACGATCAGGTTGAACTCGTTGAACGAGTCGTCCGACACCAGATTGTGCTGCGCGAACACGCAGTTCTCCACCAGCGTGGGGTCGAAGCGGGCCCGGTCGCCGTAGACCTTGTAGTAGTCCGAGAACGAAGCCCGCCCGCGGAAGGCGAGATAGTTGGCCGTGAACTCCCGCATCCGCTCGAGCGGGAACGACCCTTCGCGGGCCTGGTCGAGCACGGTGGCGTTGATGTCGGTGGCGTAGATCCGGGCCCGGCTCTCCAGGCCCTCCTCGCGGAGGAGGATGGCGAGCGAGTAGGTCTCCTCGCCCGTCGAGCAGCCCGGGTTCCAGACGCGGATGTACGGATAGGTGCGCAGGATGGGCACGATCCGGTCGCGGAGCGCGGCCCAGAAGCTCGGGTCGCGGAACATGGACGTCACGTTGATGGACAGGTCGAGCAGCAGCCGGTCCATGCACCCGGGGTCGTGGAGGACCCGCTCCTGGAGGCCGGAGATCGTGGCCAGGCCCTCCTCGAGCATGCGACGCCACATGCGGCGCTTGATCGACGCCCGGGCGTACCCGCGGAAGTCGTACCCGTAGTGGACGGCGATGGCCTCCAGCAGCAGGGTGAGCTCCAGCTCCTCGACGTCCTTGCGGGGGACGCCGCCCGCTACGCGTACAGCCACACGCGGATGAGGGAGAGCAGCTGGTCGACGTCCACCGGCTTGGTGATGTAGTCCGACGCCCCGGCGGCGATGCTCTTCTCCCGGTCGCCCTTCATGGCCTTGGCCGTCAGGGCGATGATCGGCAGCTTCCGGAACCGCGGGATCCGGCGGATGGCGGCGGTCGTCTCGTAGCCGTCCATCTCCGGCATCATGATGTCCATCAGCACCAGGTCGACGTCGGGGTGCTGCTTGAGCGTGGCGATGCCGTCCTTCCCGTTCTCGGCGAACAGCACCGTCATGCCCTGCCGCTCGAGCACGCTGGTGAGGGCGAACACGTTGCGCACGTCGTCGTCGACGATGAGCACCCGCTTGCCGGTGAGCAGCGACGCGTGGTTCCGCAGCTGCTCCAGCACCTGCCGTTGCTCGTCGGGCAGCTGCCCACCGGGCTGGTGGAGGAACAGGGTGGCCTCCTCCAGCAGCCGCTCGGGCGACCGGGCGTCCTTCACGATGATGCTCTCGGCGTACTTGGAGAGGCGGGTCTCCTCCCGGCGGCTGAGGTCCTTGCCGGTGTAGACGATCACCGGCACGGTGCGGAACCGCTCGTCCGACTTGATGCGCTCCAGCAACGAGAAGCCGCCCAGCTTGGGCAGCTTCAGGTCGAGGACCACGCAGTCCACCCTCTGGCGCTCCAGGACGGCCTCCGCCTCCTCGCTCGACGCCACCGCGATGACGTCGACCATGGGGCCGGCGCCGAGCAGGGCCACGACGGCCTGGCGCTCGGTGTCGTCGTCCTCGATGACGAGGAGGTGGCGGCGGCCCTCCTCCAGGTGGGCGCCCAGCCGGTCGATGGCGTCGGCCAGCGCCTCGGCGCCGGCCGGCTTGGCCGTGTACCCGAAAGCGCCCGAACGCAGCGTGCGCCACCGTGCGTCCTCGGGGCCGAGCACGTGGACGGGCACGTGGCGCAGGTCGGGGTCCCGCTTGAACCGGGCGAGGACGGAGTCGCCCTCGGCGTAGGGGAGCTCGGCGTCCACCACGATGGCGTCGGGGCGGATGTCGGCCGCCAGCGCCACGCCGGCGCTGCCGCGCGGCGCCACCACCACCTTGAAGCCCCGCTCGCGGCCGAGGTCGACCAGCGTGCGGCCCAGCCCCTCTTCGCCCTCCACCACGAGAAGCACGCGGTCGCCGTCGAGGATCGAACCCCGGTCGTCGGGGACCTCGGCCGCCGAGCCGGCGGGATCCGGCGCCCGGTGCTCGCGTCCGGCGGGCGCCGGCCCGGGGGCGGGCCGGGAGAGGGTGGCGGCGGCGGTCCCGGCGCCGCCCCGGTCGTCGTCCCGGTCCTGCGACGGCTGCCCGAGCGGCGCCGTGTAGATCTCCGGGAGGTACAGGGTGAAGACGCTTCCCTCGTCCACGGTGCTGGCG comes from the Acidimicrobiales bacterium genome and includes:
- a CDS encoding ATP-binding protein; its protein translation is MTVGAPDRSALLLVDDRPGNLLALEAVLAPLGRRMLRARSGEEALRHLLTDDVAVIVLDVQMPGLDGFETAEEIKQRERTADIPIIFLTAISQDLAHRLRGYGAGAVDYIFKPVEPEVLRAKVGVFLELHLKTRQLREQAEQLARKSADLERSNRDLEQFAYIASHDLQDPLRVVAGFVELLRDRVAGGDDPEATEWMDLVTATVGRMSALLSDLLAYARAGADGSKPEPIDLDAALATALDNLGPAIEEAGAAMRCSALGMAEGRPAEVVQVLQNVVANAVKFRRADVAPSVEIASSRTGATVTVSVRDNGRGIAPGDAERAFQVFERLDGEPYPGTGLGLAVCRKLMERSGQRIWVEPNEGPGVTVRFTLPTAPA
- a CDS encoding chemotaxis protein CheB — translated: MALRLAVVGGSWGGLDALGRLLGALEPSGFAVAAALHRSASGPEGALVSYLRSRSRLPVAEAEDKQAIEPGHAYLAPADYHLLVEPGRFALSIDAPVLFSRPSIDVLFESAADAYGDEAAAVVLTGANEDGTAGLREVKRRGGVALVQDPATAVRGEMPQAAIATGLADHVLPVEEIAARLNGLAVPASAPGGARRGTR
- a CDS encoding protein-glutamate O-methyltransferase CheR encodes the protein MAVRVAGGVPRKDVEELELTLLLEAIAVHYGYDFRGYARASIKRRMWRRMLEEGLATISGLQERVLHDPGCMDRLLLDLSINVTSMFRDPSFWAALRDRIVPILRTYPYIRVWNPGCSTGEETYSLAILLREEGLESRARIYATDINATVLDQAREGSFPLERMREFTANYLAFRGRASFSDYYKVYGDRARFDPTLVENCVFAQHNLVSDDSFNEFNLIVCRNVMIYFDKTLQDRVHDLFHRSLSRSGVLALGHKESIRFTSHAGTYEELDAQEKLYQRRR